The window caaacacataggtgttTATCTGGCTTGTATATGCTTATTCGTATAGGCTAGTATTCTGAACATTTAGGCGTGTAACTGTGGCTGCTTTTAGACTGAGGTATGGAGATTTCCCAGTATTTGATATCATTCCTGAAAGTAAGACCTaatttaggggcctttttactaaagtgtgttaagcTGTTAATGCACAgtttacaaagaaacatagaaaaatgaagacagataaagacaaTGTGGCCTAtcttataagaaaataaattattatttagtCTGCCTATCTATGCCATTTATTAtccattcctctcccttgtcccaagctttctcaAATTCAAATGcagttttcatctccactacttccactgggaggccattccatgcattcaacttttttccatgaaaaaagtattttctgaggttacttctaagtctatcccctttcaatttcacaTGTTAACAGCTAGTATACAAACTCATTAGACTAGATGAAATATTTACAGTTAGCATGCAGTAAGTCGCACCTTAAGGtcattttttcaaagaggtagaGAATGGACATGGAGCCCAATATTCACAGCGATCAGCAtctaaatgccaatattcagcagcactaagctGGGCAGTGCCACTAAATATTGGTTCTgaccaccccccaaaaaagtggacCAGTCATGGGCGGGCCACAGCGAAGTGGCTGGGGAGGAGCTGGGGCTTATGCAGGCTCTGGTGATAATCAGCCAGGGCCTGCGTAAGATGAACAGGTGAATTTAAGACAGCTCAAAAGCTGTCTGCCAACTCATCTTTTGCAGGCTCCAGCTGAAAACGAGGCTGGGGCCTGCATAAGCACTGTgtcctttaatttaaaaaaaaaaagtcctcacACCCCCTCCTGCCACTCCACCCCGAGTTACCAGGTTCTATAAATCTAAAACCGGGACACATGGtgccagccccaccccattccacccaagTCATGCCCCAAATCTCAAGCTCGGATCTGCATCTGAAGGGCCTAAGAGCATACACAGATGTGatacaatgatgtcacatgttttgcgcatgtgtgtgatgtcaccgTGTCACACATACGCATACTCTGAGGCCCTACAGACATGGCCCCAAACTTGAGAACCTAGATGAACTGCCTCTGGATGTTTGCTAACCCTACCCCCCTTTGAATAACTCTttgctcctccctccctcccccccccttttgggTGTGAAAGACCCTCCCTACCTGGCCACCTCCCTTCCTAAGGCAAATTCCTGTAGTACtgtgagaggtcacagcagcagGAGTGAGGGGGGTCCGCACTCCTGTCTCTGAAGAcctctgctggaccaccagatatGCAGGTATATCCAGGAAAGGGGTGGCTAGGTTGGGGGGGCTTTTATGCCAGCAACGGAAAAGTGAGGAGAGAAAAAGCATTTAGAGGGAGGGAAGATTTTtattgtggggggagggaagaaaatgtGTATGTGGGCTTTGGCCCGCTATTCAATCAGGGCCTGTATAACTTATGCATGCCCAGCCGACTATCGGCTGGGCCCATATAAACTCTAGGTGGCATAGCCACCTGGAGTTATGCCTTGATTTTCAGTGCTGATGCCTggcatggcccagcactgaatactggGGCATAATTTAGCTGGCGGCAATCAGCATTTACAAAATCACTGACCATTCaatattttggggggaggggattttgacacttttatttatttaattttctataccattctcccaggggagctcagaacagtttgcatgaatttattcaggtactcaagcatttttccttgtctgtcccggcaATGGGGGatttgcccagggacacaaggagcagtgtgggtttgaacccacaacctcagagtggttaggctgtagctttaaccactccgCCACATTCTCCCAACATTGAATGTGCTGCCCTTAtgatgcactaactgattaacgTTCAGTAAACACGGGACCTCTCTTCACCTCCTACAGTACATAGGAGGGACTAAATGCTTCTGCTCTAACATCAAGCTTCGTACTGAACGGTAATGGACATTTTAACATGGTAATTGCTGGTTACATGCTGGGCATGCCCCCACTAAGTATTGTGGTAGATTTGCGCTTAGCATGTGTTAATTTTGGTTTTAATTTCGGTGTTAAAGTGTGCTGTGTGGCAAATCTAATGGACAGAATAACTGGTTGGTCTTTTTCCGCTGACAtttgccatttactatgttattgtcATATGAATATATTTTTGTTCATCGAAGTTGACAGATAGCTttcatttttgttgttgttgggttttttttcccctatgGTTGAATTGAACCCTTCACCCTTAATTCTAAGAATGTTTTCCTTTCATTAATTTTAGGTATTGACTGCAGTCAGAAGATGGTGAGCAGCTCAGTGTTCTGAACGAATACATAGCAGGCAGCAGGAACACCATCTATGCAGTTGTACAGCCAGTGGTGCAGTTTTTCCCAAAACGGCCTAACAATACTGTATCTCTGCGCACTGAAAAAGCAAGAGCATGTCTTTACCAAAGATCCAGATTGAAGAAGTATCAGAGACTGTGAGCACCAGCTCTGGAGTCCCAGCCGATGACCATCTAAGAAGCCTGAAGGCCCTCACTGAAAAGATGAGATTGGAGACCAGAAGGCCTTCTTATCTGGAGTGGAAGGCAAAGCTAGAGGATAAGACGTGGAAGAGCCCAAAGCCTGCAGGGGAGCAAGGGGTTAAGGAAAAAAGAATAGCCGGGGAGGAGGCAGGTTCCAAAAGAAAGGCGCAAATGAACTGTCAGAATATGAGTTCTCCCAGGGAGAAGAATCTTACCTCGGGGAAAATAAATGACTTTGACAGCATCGATGAAGCTTTGAATTGGCTCAGGAAGGAACTGGTAAGTGATTTGCTTTCCTAGTAAACCGAGTCTGATTGAAAAAACAGGggctatacttttttttttttaataaataaataacttttatGCTGTTCTGATAATTgttatttatgatacttttgcaTATCAAAGCACTCATCGTTCAAGTTAAGAAATTAATGTGTTATTCTTTGATAAGACTTATACATCTTTTTTTCATGTATGCTTGTGATACAGTAAATATTAAACATGATAGCATGACTGGCAACTGGCTCTAATATTTTTAGGTACTgttcttctccctccctcaacCCATTGCATGCCTTGACTTGTTAGAAAAATCAGAAGTCCATGCTTGTATAGGATCAGCTTGTCCTCAACAAACAGAGCCAATTGGCAACCATACTGTAGGTAgtagtataattttttttaaaaaaatctgtgttTACAGAGTTTTACCTATAAACTCTAATGTAattaaggctctcttttactaagccgtggtagaggtaaCTACCATGGCCCGGGGCGCAATATGTTCTGAAGCTGCtccaactctcataggaattctataagtgtcagaACAGTGATGGAGCTTGTAGCACTCTGTGCTGtgttagaaacctctaccatggcttagtaaaaggtgtgtgtgtgtgtggggggggggggggttaaagtaaTGCTAGAtccatttttttaatgaatttcgGAATAGAGTGCGCAAAAATTGTACTTCACTAGGAATATTTTTTTACCTCCTTTTGGTTTAGAATTCATGGAGCAGCATTTTAGGTAACACCTTCTTGAGGGCCATGGCCCACCTGGCTGGAATTCCCCTTGGGCAAGCTCCAGTACTTGATGCCCAGTTCCTCCATCTGAGGAAGAGGGATGTTAGTGGGTAGGATTTTTCTCCTTTCCCCCAGggggaaaagaaggggaaaaatcCAAAACAAGTATGATTCTGAACAAGTTGCTAAAAAAACCATTTACAAGTTTATTCGGTTTACACAACTTAGCCAATAGTGCAAATACAAAGTAAAAATATTAAACCCTATGAACATACCTATTTTAAATAACagcaaacatattttatgcaATTTCTTTCTGTAGaggggcacagtggttaaagctacagcctcagcaccctgaggttgtgggttcaaacccacgctgctccttgtgaccctgggaaagtcacttaatcccctcattaccccagatacattagatagattgtgagcccaccgggacagacagcaaaatacctgaataaattcatgtaaacccttctgatCTCTCTTGGTAGAACGGaagagaaaattgaatgaataatatGTCAGTTAATCAGGCAGGTGAGATAAAAAGGatttatcctcatccttcttgatctgtctgctGCTTTTAATATTGTTAATCATtgcctactccttgatacgctgtcttCACTTGGATTTAACAAATCTGTTCTTTCCTGGTTTGCCCCCTACCTCTCCCATTCCTCCTTTAGTGTGTGCACTGGTGGATCCTCCTTAGCTACTGTCCCGCTAGCATTTGGTGTACCActgggttctgtcttaggacatCTTCTCTCTATAAATACCTCTTCCCTTGGGTCACTGATTTCCTCCCATAGTTTCAAATATTGCCTATACTGTATGCTGTTGATtctcagatctacctctccacgaaAATGTTTCCGCCTGTTTGTCTGACAATGCTGGCTGGATGTCCAGCCACCAACTGAAACTAAACGTGTACAAgtctgagctgctcctctttcctcctaaacccttctctccctccattctctgtCTCTGTAAATAATATCATTCCCGTCTCCTTTGCTCTGAACCTTGGAATCATCTTTGactccgacctctcattttctatgcacatccaacagactgctaaagcctgtcacttctatctttgcaacatcaccaaaattcaccccttcctctctgagcacactacctggacccttgtccacacctTCGTAACATCacgtttagactactgcaatgtacttctaacaggtctcctgctgagcagcctctcccccccccctgaaatctgtgcaaaactcttctgccaacctcgctacactcacattacctctctcctcaaATCCCTTTACTGGCTCCCTATCAGCCTTCACATACAggtcaaactcctattactaacctacaagtgtgttcattctgctgcccctcggtatctctcctctctccttatacgcctccctgagaactccatttctcagataagttgcttttatctgtagcgatctcctccactgccagttccagatTTCATTCTTTTCATCTCACTGCCCTGTATGCCTAGAATAGAATACCTGAGGCCATgtgtcatgccccttcccttgttcaaaaataGAATGAAAGCCCACCTTTTCAAGACTACCTTCAACACTTAACCCTCTCCTTCTGCTCATCAACCTAGCCATCATTTAACCTTCCCCCGCTAACTgcaacccctaccctggcatcctgtttatctgtcttgattgattagattgggaactcattcaagcagggactgtctccttcgtgactatGTACAGCACtggtctggtagcactctagaaatcattaataatagtagtagtacaacATTACCAACTAAATTGGGAACAGTAGTATCACCTCCACATGCCACTACTAATTGTTCTCCTTACATCTCCATCCACATCAAGTCTTTCCTTTAGGCTGTAGTACAACTGGACAAGTGGCTGCTGGAACTCTGAAGGGTCTGTTGTACTTGGACCTGTTTCCTTTGCTGTGCAAGCTGACCCCAGAGGTCCACCTCTTAAAGCTCTGCCTTTCCAGGTCAGTGAATCTTCCATCTCATCAGCTTCCAGGACTCTCTTCCACTTGGAGGGGGCACTGCTTTTTCACCTTACAGTTGCTGGACTCTCTCCTGCCTGAAGGGGACTGATTCATCTCTTTGTCTGCTGCTGAACATCACATTGCTGCCCAAGCTGCCATGGGATATTTACTACATCATGTGGTTGGGCCCTGCATTGCTGCAGTGCCTCCGCAATGCCACTGGACCCTGCAGCTCTACCTGCAGTGTCTGGAGCCATCCACCACATATACCACTCTCTCCTTCTGTTGACTCTCCTCCTCCAAATAGGCAGGTTTTTCTTCTTTGGAAGGGCTCTACATTCCAGAGGGTCCCCTACTTGCTAGGTCCACATCTCAATGTGAAGTAAGCTCTTATCGAGTCTAGCTCTTTATGATTTTAGCTTCAGGAGCCTGGATCCCAACTTGAACAGCTTTGAGGGATCCCCTCTGCCTCAAGCGAAAAGGCAATTCCTCTCTCCTTTTTGATTACAGTGAACATTTTGCCTTCTCTACCAAGAAATGTACAAacattttttcaggtatattagtgaaaggaggaagatggaaaATAGAATTGTGAAACTGAAAGAGGCTATGAACcattatgtggagagtgatgcgaagaaagcaaacgtgccaaacaaatacttctgctctgtattcacagaagaaaatcccagAGAAGGACCGTGATTGGCTAGCAAAGTTACACTTGAGAATAGAATGGATACTGCACTGTTCATGGAAgaaggtgtttatgagcaacttgaaaaattgaaggtggacaaaaccATGGGATCGGACAAGaaccatcccaggatattgagggtgctcagagaggttttggtgggtcctcttaaagatttgttaaaTAAATCCTTGGAGACTGAAGAAGTTCTACGGGATTAGAGAACGTAGGCACGTGAAATATaggatgtggttcctcttcatAAAGTGGTCACAGATATAAGCGGGAATCTATAGGTCAACAAGCCATACTTCAGTTATtgtaaaaaataatggaagcattgctgaagaaaaggatagtgaatttcctacaatctaatgggttacaacaGGGGTGTGCAACAAAATCACCTCCAAAACCAACCACAGTAAAGTAGAAAGAGAAACTGTTTATGCCAAGCCTCAGAGACCTTGTATTCAAGCGGTAAACAGCTGGATACTCAGTCAGGTCAGAGTCTCAATCACTGGCGTATGGCATATGATTAAAcatactttttttctttcttgcttttaAATGGTGTTTCCATTACAATTAATTtgatttataaattttaaatataaatagcATGTTGAAAATATCAAACATTCAGTGATAGTGCATGAactgaaaaagcacttatcttagagTAGTAGCAATCAGCACTGCACTTTAAAACCCGatggggccaccgtttcacctataatggcttcgtcaggggaaataCGATCACAGTGCAGAACAAGATTGATCCCAGTTACAAGCAGGCTACTCTCACTTCCATAGTATTTGTTTTCGTGgttacaacaggggtgcccacacttttttggtttgcgagctacttttaaaatgaccaagtcaaaatgatctaccaacaataaaatttttaaaaaaacacaaagcacactgtaagcagagaaaatgttaattataatttatattcagattttttttcaaagaggtcaaggcagatgactttaaaatatgcagtgtcacctcagtaacaactatacaaaaatagacaaatataccccttcccccttttactaaactgcgatagcggtgtTTAGCgcaggagctgtgctgaatgccccacactgctcccaacactcggaggctccctgcgctaaaaaccgctattgcagtttagtaaaagggggccatagtgcaaaatatagacagcagatataaattcttaaaacagacacactttgatcactaaattgaaaataaaatcatttttcctacctatgttgtctggtgatttcatgagtctctggttgcactttctttctccctgcctcctcccccccccccagactttagtacaggaacaggtggtcggagcatacagcgagtgatttcctttactcgccgGCATTcctgct is drawn from Geotrypetes seraphini chromosome 3, aGeoSer1.1, whole genome shotgun sequence and contains these coding sequences:
- the FAM167A gene encoding protein FAM167A, with translation MSLPKIQIEEVSETVSTSSGVPADDHLRSLKALTEKMRLETRRPSYLEWKAKLEDKTWKSPKPAGEQGVKEKRIAGEEAGSKRKAQMNCQNMSSPREKNLTSGKINDFDSIDEALNWLRKELTEMRLQDQQLARQLMRLRSDINKLKIEQTCHLHQRMLNDATYELEERDELSDLFCDFPLTSFSLSTPLKLIGVTKMNINSRRFSLC